A portion of the Cryptomeria japonica chromosome 5, Sugi_1.0, whole genome shotgun sequence genome contains these proteins:
- the LOC131073310 gene encoding cytochrome b-c1 complex subunit 9, mitochondrial yields the protein MDRTSGLLEGAYRLLMRRNSVYITFIIAGAFFGERVVDYGVNRVWELNNAGKRFQDIPLLGTRTGEESE from the exons ATGGATCGTACCAGTGGACTTCTGGAGGGGGCATACCGCCTTTTGATGCGAAGGAATTCTGTGTACATCACCTTCATAATCGCTGGTGCTTTCTTTGGCGAACGG GTAGTGGATTATGGAGTAAATAGAGTATGGGAGCTAAACAATGCTGGG AAAAGGTTCCAGGATATCCCACTCTTGGGAACCAGGACAGGTGAAGAATCTGAGTAA